The DNA sequence CGCCGAAGACGTCGCTCACGCGCACCGGCTGATTGAGGCCGGCGGCGTTCGTGGTCGGCCGGTGCTCACCTTCTGATCCAGTCGACGAGGACCGATGGACTTTGCGACTCGCCTCACCGAGGCCGCCTGCACAACAGGGTGGTTTGAGTGCTGCGCGTCGGTTTGCCAACTCGGCCACCCCGCGGTGCTCTACCCAGACCTATTCGTCACCGGCTGAGCGGCGCCGCGTAGATTCTCTACAACCCGCCCAAGCCGCTAAGAAGCCTTCACACGAAAGCCATCATGCCCGAGGACCAGAGCGCAGACGTTCCGCCCAATCACCTCTCCATCGACCCGCGAAGCCCCTTCTACAACGAAGAGGTGCTGCTGCGCGATGTGGGTATTCGCTTCAATGGCGTCGAGAAGACCAACGTCCACGAGTACGACGTGGCCGAGGGTTGGGTGCGTGTGGAAGTTCCCACCGCGAAGGATCGCCGCGGCAATCCCATGGTCGTCAAGCTCAGCGGCACGGTCGAACCGTATTTCCGCTCGACGGAGTAGCGGACGCCTCGGGTCTGTGCCGCGGCTGCCTGGTTCCTCGGAACTGGTTGTGACGCAGGCCCATCCGTTCGAGCTGCATCCAGACCCGGCCCCGCGCGGTAGCTCGGGGCACGATGCGGGGTGCCCCGAAGCAGCATTGTCTCAGCGCCGGCGGGGTCTAGGGGCGGTCCGTGACAGGATGCTTCAGCGTGACGCGTCCCAACTTTCTGGTCATCGTCGCCGATGACCTCGGGTTCTCCGACATCGGCGCCTTCGGCGGTGAGATCAACACGCCCAACCTGGATCGCCTCGCCAACGCGGGCATCAGGTTCACCGATTTCCATTCCGCTCCGGCCTGTTCGCCGACGCGGGCGATGCTGCTGACCGGAACCGATCACCACGTCGCCGGGATCGGCACGATGCTCGAGATGGCCGCCCCGGAGTTCGAGGGCGCCCCCGGCTATGAGGGGTATCTGAACGACCGGGTCGTGGCGCTGCCCGAACTGTTGCGCGACGCCGGCTACCTGACGTTGATGTCGGGCAAGTGGCATCTGGGCGACACGATCGACAGGTCGCCGTGGGCGCGGGGATTCGACCGTTCCTTCGCGCTGTTGCCGGCCGGTGCCAGCCACTACGGCACCCGCGGGGGCGGCGGGCGCTCTGCGGTGCCGACGATGTTCACCGAAGACGATCAGTTCGTCACGGTGGGTGAGGACTTCTACTCCTCGGATGCCTACACCGACACGCTGCTGCGGTACCTGCGCGAGCGTCCCCAAGACGCCGGGGACCAACCCTTCTTCGCCTACCTGCCCTTCCAGGCGCCGCACTGGCCGCTGCACGCGCCGCACGAGACCATCGCCGCCTACCACGGCCGCTACGACGCCGGGCCCGACGCACTGCGCGAGGAGCGGTTGGCGGCGCTCACCCGGCTGAGCCTGTGCCCACCCGACGTCGAGCCGCACCCGGTGGTCGCCGACGGCGCCCCCGAATGGACGGACATGACCGACGCGGAGCGCGCCGTCTCCGCCCGCAACATGGAGGTCTACGCCGCCATGGTGGACAACATGGACGCCAACATCGGACGGGTGATCGACTACCTCGAGGGCACCGGCGAGCTCGACAACACGGTCGTCATCTTCCTGTCGGACAACGGCGCGGAAGGCACGATCGTCGAGGCCATGCCGCTGCGCGGCCCCGAAATCGAAGCGTTCGTCGCCAAGCACTGTGACAACAGCGTGGACAACCTCGGCGCTCCCACCTCCTGGGCCTGGTACGGCCCGCGCTGGGCGCAGGCGGCCACCGCACCGTCGCGGCTGCACAAGGCCTTCACCACCGAGGGCGGAATCCGGGTGGTGGGCTTCGTCAGCTGGCCGGGCTTTGCCCGCCAGGGCGAGATCGGCACGGCGTTCACCACCGTCATGGACATCGCCCCGACGGTGCTGGAGCTGGCCGGCGCCGAGCATCCCGGTACCGAGTACCGGGGCAGGGAAGTGGAGCCGATGCGCGGCCGGTCGATGGTGCCCTATCTGTCCGGAGAGGCGGACGCCGTACACGACAGCGACACCGGCACCGGGTGGGAGTTGTTCGGCCGCCGCGCAATTCGGCAGGGTGACTGGAAGGCGCTGCAGCTACCCCCGCCCTACGGCCCGGGCACCTGGCAGCTCTATGACCTGTCCCGCGACCCGGGCGAGATCCACGACCTGGCCGCTGCCCGACCCGACAAACTGGCCGACTTGCTCGAGCTGTGGGACCGCTACGTCGAGGAGAACGGTGTGATCCTCGGGCCGGTGTCGCTGTTCGAGATCGACCTTGAGGCGTACTGACGCGAGCGGGACTACGCCTCACCCACACTCGGCCGGTAGTGAGCCGCCTCGGCCTCGGCTTCGAGCAGTGCGCCCAGCTCACCCTCCTGCTGGGCGACAAACACACCCATCACCTGCCGGCATACCTCCGGGACGCTCACCCCACGTACATCCGCAATACGTTTCAGCCCGAGCAGCATTGACGTGGACACGTGAAACTGCACAGTGAACTGACCGCACGAACCGTCCTCAGGCGCCAACCCCGGACCCACCACCACAGGTTCATCCACCTGGTACTCGCCCATTTCGGTACGCCGGGCTCGCTCGACAGCTCCACCGCCAGAGCCGCCACCAACGGCTGCGGCCGGGTCCCGGAACTCCTCATGACTGAACAGACCCACTCCGTCCACGCTAGACCCCGCCGAATTCCCAGGCGAGGTGGCACGGCCACCCACTGCCGGGCTCGTGGTTCTGATTTCGTAATCCCGACGGTGTTCTCCAGCGCGGCCCGCGTCCCTACATTTGCTAAATGGGGAGTCTTCGACACCGGTGGCGGCCGCGGACAGCGCTGGCGAGCATCTTCCTGACGGCAGTGATCCTGTCGTTCGGGAGCACGGGGTTAGCCCGGGCGGACGAGTCCGTCCTCGTCGGTTTCGGTGATCCCGCCGCAGTATCCACCTGGACAACGGTGAACGATCCTGTCATGGGCGGCCGGTCGACCTCGACGGTCACCTATGGCGACGGTGGCCTGGTCTTCTCGGGCACCATTTCGCTGGACAACAACGGCGGATTCGCCTCGGCCCGTGGTCTGGTCGATCCCGCGATCGGGGTGGGAGCTGCCGGCGCGGCAGCGCTGCGTATCGCGGCATTGGGCGACGGCAAGACCTACGTGCTCAAGGTGGAGACCGGGCAGCCCTGGTCCTACATCCAGCGCTTCCCCACCAGGACCGGCGTCCTTCAGAAGTACGACCTGCCCGTGGATAACTTCGAAGCGGTGGGCAGGTTCCTCGATCCCGTACCGGCACCCCCGCTCGACCCGTCGACCATCAATCGGGTCGGGATCTACATCCTCGACAAGCAGGAAGGCCCGTTCCGGCTCGTCGTCCGTGCCATCGACAGTGTGAGCTGAGAAACTAAACTATCGCCATGCCAAGGAAACTCAGTGACGACGAAGTTGCCGCGTATCTCGACAGCCGCCCGGGGTGGGCGGTCCTGAGCACCATCGACTCGGACGGGTTCCCGCACTCCGTCCCACTCGGATACTTCCGCCTCGACCGCGACGTCATCCTGGGTGTGCGTGATGGCACCCGAAAAGTGGCCAACATCGAAAGCAACCCGAACGTGAGCATCATGCTCGAAGACGGGTCCACGATGGCAGATATCCGTGGCGTGATGATCCAAGGTCGCGCCCGCATCGTCCGCGAACCGGGTGAAGCACTTGAGCTCGCCAGGCAAGGGGCCCGCGCCCGCGGCGTGCCCGAGGCCGACTGGCCCACCGCTCCCAGACCGGGTGCCGCCTATATCCGCGTGACTCCGGTCAGAACGCGGTCGTGGGATTACTCGAACCCGACGGCGGGCCAGGCCTAGCAACTAGGCCGGCGGTTGGTCCGTCGGATAGACGTCGATCGCCCACCACTTCGCCATCGGCAGGGTCTGGACCGTGGCCTGCGCTTCGGCGGCGTCCTCGGCGAGGATCCCGAGGAACACCGTGCCCCGCGCGGACGAGATGTGCAGGGAGGTCAGTCGACCCTCGCCTTGGAGCACCTTCACCTGCGCGACCTCTTCGGCAATGACAGATTTCATCTGGGGCAGATCGGTTTCGGGGTCGAACGTGGCGATCACCATGAAGGTCGGCATGGAAGGTTGCTCCTGCGGTTGTTCGGACCGATGGCTGGACGGGGCGATCATACGGAAGCGTCGATGCGGTAACCCCGCTGCCGCCATCGATCGCAGACCGCACTCACCCAAGGCGCGCGGTGCTACCGGCGACTTCCGGGGCACTTTCCGTTGTCGGCGGGGTGTAGCGCGATCATGTCGGCCTGCAGGGTCCCGCTACTGTCGGTGGTCCCTCGCGCGGTGATGCACTTGCCTTGGGCGATCGCCTGGATGTTGGCGGGCACCCGCTTGGCATAGGTCGTGTTGCTGGCGAGGGCGACGGTGGTCGGTGTCGGAGCGCCAGAGGCGTTGATGATCAAGGAGTTACCTCCGATCGAGCTCACCGTTCCACGTACCGGGCCGGTCGGCCCCGGCGAGCCGGAGGCGGGCGCCGATGCCGTCGACGGCTGGGCGCTGACGAAGCACCCGCTGTTCTTCGCTGGGACGATCTGCACCACCGCTGCCGTCAACGAGCCATTCGGGCCCGGTGCCCCGCCATGCTCTGGTCGTACGCTCACACAGCTGCCCACGGTGACGTCGGTGACGGCAGCGGGGTCGGTCTCCCAGACCTTGGTGCTCGCTGAGAAGCCCACCGTGACTGTGCCGTCCCGCTTCTGCACCGATGCGGTGGTGCCGCTGACGGATTCGATCAGACCGGCGGCGTGGTCCTTGCCGCTCTTAGCGGTCGGTGCGGAGTTCGATGATGCACTGCTGGTCGCCGATGCCTGGGGCGCCGGAGGGGCGGCGGACGACCCGCATGCGGCGACGGAGATCGCGACAAGACCAGCGACGAGCACGCCGGAGGAGCGCCGTTGCAGCGGCGACGCCGAAGGAGTGAGATGCATGGGTCTACCGTCGCGGTGGGAACTTGGATGGCGCTTGGGGCCACTCATGAGATCGCTGTGCGTAGGAAACGGGCCGCGGTTGTTAGCCGGTGGTCGCTGGGAATTGGTTAGGTGGGTGCGTCCGCCAAGGCGGCAAGGTGGGGAGCTGATTGACGACGCGTCAACCGGACGTTCAGCCGTTCCAGCCCTCGCAGGGTGGGGTTTGTCCGCCAGTGTGGCTGGCCGAGTATCTCGATGGCGTCGACATTGTCGACGATCTCTCGCAGCACGGTGTGGCCCTCCAAGCGCGCCAGGTGAGCGCCCAGGCACAGATGTATTCCAGACCCGAATGCGACGTGTCCGGTGGGGTTGCGTTCGACGCGGAACTCGTCCGGGTCCTCGAACTGACGTGGGTCACGATTGGCGGCACCCCACAGCAGCAACACCCGCGACCCAGCCGGGATCGTCACATTGCCGACGACGTAATCCGAGCGCGCGGTCCGGTAGAGACCCTGGATGGGCGAGTAGTAGCGCAGTTGCTCTTCCACAGCGCTCGGAATGAGCTCGGGGCGAGTCTGGAGGAGACGCAGTTGGTCCGGGTTGGCCGATAGCGTGAGAAACAGTGTGCCCAACATGTTCGTGGTGGTCTCGTTACCGGCAAGCAGCAGCAGGGTGGAGAAGAAGAACAGCTCGTCATTGCTGAGCCGGCCCTCGTGCGCGTTGGCCACGAGACGACCCAAAACCGTGTCTTCATCGAGCAATTCACCTCGCTCGAGCTTGCCGGTGAAGTACTCGTGGAAGAGCCCGATAGCGCGCATCCCGGCGGCCGCCTGCCGGAGCCCGGCAGGCGATACATTCGCCGATGCCAAGCGAACCGTCTCGTTCGACCAGTCTTTGAACGCGGCGAGGTCGTCACCGGCAATGCCGAGAATGTGCGCAATGATCGCCGTAGGCAATGGCTCGGCCAGAGTCTTGACGACATCGACTGACTCGCCGCGGAAAAGAGCCGCCGTGTGTTCGACGCACAGTTGCTCGATCATCGTCTGCCAGGACTGGAGCGCGCCGCGGGTGAACGCGGGCTGGGCTTGCTTGCGCATTGCGGTATGCCGTGGCGGATCAACAGTCAGCATGGAGTCCGCCCTCATGCGGATGAACGTGACGCCATCAGCGCTCGACAAGACGTCAGAAGCTCGTGCTGCCGCCCGCACATCCTCGTAGTGGCTGAGGATGAACATGTCCCGACTCTGGTTGAAGTGGACCGATGGCCCGGACAGCAGCTCCGGGTAGTAGCGGTAGGGATCTGCGGCCATCTCGTGATCGAGCGGATCGAAATCGGTGATCGCAACACCGGCTGGGATGGGTCGGCGTCGTACCCTGCGGGTGATCCTGCGCGCCGCGTCGGCGGAGAAGCCCCCAACCATGGTTGGCGCAAACATCCGGATGAACTTCAGCTGCGATCCGATCGGCACCAGCGGAGTTTAGGCACCCACCGTTATCCGAGAATCGAAATTCGGAAAGCTTGGCCGTGAATGCGGCGGTCCCGCATCTGTTGCGCGGCAACAGCGGAGGCGCCATACCCGCAGCGGCTTCACGCCTTTGTCCATTGACGGACAAGCCCGGGATGGCGTAGGTGGGTTGTCAGGATCTGAGCAAACAGTGCCGGGTCTTGCAATCGTTCGGGCGGGTCGATCAAGCCGCGGACGCGCAGCAGCCGTTCGGCGACGCCGATGTCCACCGTGGCCGCTGCCAGTGCCGCCCGCTGGAGCGCATTGCGCGCGCGGCGCCGAATTGTCGGGTTCACCGGGGCAAGCCGTTCACTGGCCTTGTTCGCCGCCCACACCGGTGCCATCTGGTCGGCGGCCGCCCGATAGAAGCGGTCCATCAGACCGGCGGCACTGCCAGTCAGACAG is a window from the Mycolicibacterium anyangense genome containing:
- a CDS encoding arylsulfatase, with translation MTRPNFLVIVADDLGFSDIGAFGGEINTPNLDRLANAGIRFTDFHSAPACSPTRAMLLTGTDHHVAGIGTMLEMAAPEFEGAPGYEGYLNDRVVALPELLRDAGYLTLMSGKWHLGDTIDRSPWARGFDRSFALLPAGASHYGTRGGGGRSAVPTMFTEDDQFVTVGEDFYSSDAYTDTLLRYLRERPQDAGDQPFFAYLPFQAPHWPLHAPHETIAAYHGRYDAGPDALREERLAALTRLSLCPPDVEPHPVVADGAPEWTDMTDAERAVSARNMEVYAAMVDNMDANIGRVIDYLEGTGELDNTVVIFLSDNGAEGTIVEAMPLRGPEIEAFVAKHCDNSVDNLGAPTSWAWYGPRWAQAATAPSRLHKAFTTEGGIRVVGFVSWPGFARQGEIGTAFTTVMDIAPTVLELAGAEHPGTEYRGREVEPMRGRSMVPYLSGEADAVHDSDTGTGWELFGRRAIRQGDWKALQLPPPYGPGTWQLYDLSRDPGEIHDLAAARPDKLADLLELWDRYVEENGVILGPVSLFEIDLEAY
- a CDS encoding pyridoxamine 5'-phosphate oxidase family protein, giving the protein MPRKLSDDEVAAYLDSRPGWAVLSTIDSDGFPHSVPLGYFRLDRDVILGVRDGTRKVANIESNPNVSIMLEDGSTMADIRGVMIQGRARIVREPGEALELARQGARARGVPEADWPTAPRPGAAYIRVTPVRTRSWDYSNPTAGQA
- a CDS encoding CIA30 family protein; the protein is MGSLRHRWRPRTALASIFLTAVILSFGSTGLARADESVLVGFGDPAAVSTWTTVNDPVMGGRSTSTVTYGDGGLVFSGTISLDNNGGFASARGLVDPAIGVGAAGAAALRIAALGDGKTYVLKVETGQPWSYIQRFPTRTGVLQKYDLPVDNFEAVGRFLDPVPAPPLDPSTINRVGIYILDKQEGPFRLVVRAIDSVS
- a CDS encoding cytochrome P450 produces the protein MPIGSQLKFIRMFAPTMVGGFSADAARRITRRVRRRPIPAGVAITDFDPLDHEMAADPYRYYPELLSGPSVHFNQSRDMFILSHYEDVRAAARASDVLSSADGVTFIRMRADSMLTVDPPRHTAMRKQAQPAFTRGALQSWQTMIEQLCVEHTAALFRGESVDVVKTLAEPLPTAIIAHILGIAGDDLAAFKDWSNETVRLASANVSPAGLRQAAAGMRAIGLFHEYFTGKLERGELLDEDTVLGRLVANAHEGRLSNDELFFFSTLLLLAGNETTTNMLGTLFLTLSANPDQLRLLQTRPELIPSAVEEQLRYYSPIQGLYRTARSDYVVGNVTIPAGSRVLLLWGAANRDPRQFEDPDEFRVERNPTGHVAFGSGIHLCLGAHLARLEGHTVLREIVDNVDAIEILGQPHWRTNPTLRGLERLNVRLTRRQSAPHLAALADAPT
- a CDS encoding muconolactone Delta-isomerase family protein, which produces MPTFMVIATFDPETDLPQMKSVIAEEVAQVKVLQGEGRLTSLHISSARGTVFLGILAEDAAEAQATVQTLPMAKWWAIDVYPTDQPPA
- a CDS encoding DUF5666 domain-containing protein, translated to MHLTPSASPLQRRSSGVLVAGLVAISVAACGSSAAPPAPQASATSSASSNSAPTAKSGKDHAAGLIESVSGTTASVQKRDGTVTVGFSASTKVWETDPAAVTDVTVGSCVSVRPEHGGAPGPNGSLTAAVVQIVPAKNSGCFVSAQPSTASAPASGSPGPTGPVRGTVSSIGGNSLIINASGAPTPTTVALASNTTYAKRVPANIQAIAQGKCITARGTTDSSGTLQADMIALHPADNGKCPGSRR
- a CDS encoding DUF3297 family protein; translation: MPEDQSADVPPNHLSIDPRSPFYNEEVLLRDVGIRFNGVEKTNVHEYDVAEGWVRVEVPTAKDRRGNPMVVKLSGTVEPYFRSTE